A single window of Salvia splendens isolate huo1 chromosome 8, SspV2, whole genome shotgun sequence DNA harbors:
- the LOC121744227 gene encoding formin-like protein 1: MPSFSILLLLFLLSWLSSPSATAAVHRRRILHQPFFPEDSPPPVEPPTPSPPPPPTPKYPFSTNTPNNTNTPFFPSDPSPPPPPSPTSLASFPANITSLNLPHSKSASAKLIAVAVAAVSAAVVILALAVFIHFRKRRRIDRSSAHDHAKSHRSDSTTTTATIFRGAPDNRHIPKLQRPSQTSSEFLYLGTLVNSHAAAAAGGGIAYNGSISAPADNRTLNPRKMDSPELRPLPPLNAQQNSRRIYRNNADVASSRDDEDEEFYSPNGSLNGRESSIGAGSASRRAFAAIDVENFNGSTSNSSSTYSSSASGSGRGSPSGSISLSLSPGNSLSPRNSIPKSPDLIEIQNIALLHRQSTSSPPPRDLLRKESASPSPPSSSSPERCSRRSEESSPRISSFSDQNTESPVKISIPKPHPPPPPPPLVVPSRSAAYVPPPPPPPQVAGKVWDSPRTPAPPAKNLVTRPPSMASPLRPMAAESPTLISPMELPKNVTESVEKNTEDVQRNEDTTPKTKLKPLHWDKVRASSDREMVWDQLKCSSFKLNEEMIETLFVANVSKPTPKEAARWNVLPTPRQDNNRVLDPKKAQNIAILFRALNVTVEEVCEGLIEGNTDILGTELLESLMKMAPTKEEERKLKEYEDVSSTKLGAAERFLKAVLDIPHAFRRIDAMLYISNFEYEVEYLKNSFATLEAACEELRMSRMFLKLLEAVLKTGNRMNVGTNRGDAHAFKLDTLLKLVDIKGADGKTTLLHFVVQEIIKSEGARLSGGGPTDTSDDAKCRKLGLQVVSSLSGELSNVKKAATMDAEVLSSDVSKISKGIGNISEVVRLVEAVSLEDSSSNKFSASMSSFMKKAEEEIIRIQAQESVALSLVKEITEYFHGNSVKEEAHPFRIFLVMRDFLTILDRVCKEVGMVNERTVVNSAYKFPVPVNPMLQQVVGGFENKRPHSSSDEESS; the protein is encoded by the exons ATGCCCTCCTTCagcatcctcctcctcctcttcttgtTGTCCTGGCTGAGCAGCCCCTCAGCCACCGCCGCCGTCCACCGCCGCCGCATTCTTCACCAGCCATTCTTCCCGGAGGATTCCCCTCCCCCAGTTGAGCCGCCCACCCCTTCCCCACCGCCACCACCCACCCCCAAATACCCCTTTTCCACTAATACCCCCAACAACACCAACACTCCATTCTTCCCCTCCGATCCTTCTCCCCCTCCGCCCCCCTCCCCGACCTCCCTTGCCTCCTTCCCCGCCAACATCACCTctctcaacctcccccactccaAATCCGCCTCAGCCAAGCTCATCGCCGTCGCTGTTGCTGCCGTCTCCGCCGCCGTCGTCATCCTCGCCCTCGCCGTTTTCATCCACTTCCGCAAGCGCAGGAGAATCGACAGATCGTCCGCGCACGACCACGCTAAATCGCATAGATCCGACAGCACAACCACTACCGCCACCATATTCCGCGGTGCTCCTGATAACCGCCATATTCCGAAGCTTCAGAGGCCTTCACAGACCAGCTCAGAGTTCCTGTACCTCGGCACTTTGGTCAATTCAcatgctgccgccgctgccggcGGCGGCATTGCCTACAATGGAAGCATTAGCGCCCCTGCCGACAATCGCACTTTGAATCCGAGGAAAATGGATTCGCCGGAGCTCCGCCCATTACCGCCGTTGAACGCGCAGCAGAATTCACGCAGGATTTATCGGAACAATGCTGACGTGGCGTCGAGcagagatgatgaagatgaggaGTTCTACTCTCCCAACGGCTCGTTAAACGGTAGGGAAAGTTCGATTGGCGCCGGATCAGCTTCTAGAAGAGCGTTTGCTGCCATTGATGTGGAGAATTTCAACGGCTCGACTTCGAATTCCTCCTCAACTTACTCTTCTTCGGCTTCTGGATCGGGCAGGGGCTCTCCGTCAGGGTCCATTTCGCTGAGTCTTTCGCCAGGAAACAGTTTGAGCCCTAGGAATTCGATTCCGAAATCGCCTGACCTGATTGAGATTCAGAATATTGCGCTGCTGCATAGGCAATCGACGTCCTCTCCTCCGCCGCGAGATTTGTTGCGTAAGGAATCCGCATCTCCATCGCCGCCAAGTTCATCATCACCGGAGAGATGCTCCAGGAGAAGCGAAGAGTCATCTCCGCGGATTTCGAGTTTCTCTGATCAGAACACGGAATCCCCGGTGAAAATCAGCATTCCAAAACCGCAtccacctccaccgccgccgcctcttGTTGTTCCCTCACGTTCAGCAGCTTATGTCCCccctccaccacctccgccacagGTAGCAGGTAAAGTCTGGGATAGTCCGAGAACTCCAGCTCCACCGGCCAAAAATCTCGTCACCAGACCACCATCCATGGCTTCTCCGTTAAGACCTATGGCCGCCGAAAGTCCAACATTGATTTCTCCAATGGAATTACCTAAAAATGTCACAGAAAGTGTTGAGAAGAATACTGAAGATGTACAGCGGAATGAGGATACTACTCCCAAAACAAAATTGAAGCCACTGCATTGGGATAAAGTGAGGGCGAGCTCCGATCGTGAAATGGTGTGGGATCAGCTGAAATGTAGCTCGTTCAA ATTGAACGAGGAGATGATCGAAACATTGTTTGTTGCAAATGTTTCGAAACCAACTCCAAAGGAAGCAGCTAGGTGGAATGTTCTTCCCACTCCTCGCCAAGACAATAACCGGGTTCTTGATCCTAAGAAGGCGCAAAACATTGCAATCTTGTTTAGGGCGCTCAATGTCACGGTAGAGGAGGTTTGCGAGGGCCTTATTGAAG GCAATACTGATATTCTTGGTACTGAGCTTCTTGAGAGTTTAATGAAGATGGCACCAACTAAAGAAGAGGAGAGAAAGCTAAAAGAATATGAAGATGTTTCGTCAACCAAGCTTGGCGCTGCTGAAAGATTTTTGAAGGCAGTACTTGATATACCGCATGCTTTCAGAAGAATTGATGCAATGCTATACATATCAAATTTTGAATATGAGGTGGAATACCTAAAAAATTCATTTGCAACATTGGAG GCAGCTTGTGAAGAATTGAGGATGAGCAGGATGTTCCTCAAGCTTCTTGAAGCAGTGCTGAAGACTGGAAACCGCATGAATGTGGGAACAAATCGAGGTGATGCACATGCTTTCAAACTAGACACACTCCTCAAGCTTGTTGATATCAAAGGAGCAGATGGGAAGACTACACTCTTGCATTTTGTTGTTCAGGAGATAATAAAAAGTGAGGGTGCCCGTCTATCTGGTGGGGGGCCAACTGACACAAGTGATGATGCCAAATGCAGAAAGCTTGGCCTCCAAGTTGTTTCTAGCCTTAGTGGTGAGTTATCAAATGTAAAGAAAGCTGCTACTATGGATGCAGAAGTGCTGAGCAGCGATGTCTCAAAAATTTCGAAAGGAATTGGAAATATATCAGAGGTTGTTAGATTGGTTGAAGCAGTGTCCTTGGAAGACAGCAGCAGCAACAAGTTTTCTGCCTCGATGAGCAGCTTCATGAAAAAGGCGGAGGAGGAAATTATTAGGATTCAAGCCCAAGAAAGCGTTGCTCTGTCTCTTGTAAAGGAGATTACTGAGTATTTCCATGGAAATTCAGTGAAGGAAGAGGCCCATCCTTTCAGAATTTTCTTGGTGATGAGGGACTTCCTAACAATTTTGGACCGGGTCTGCAAGGAAGTTGGAATGGTAAATGAACGAACCGTGGTGAATTCCGCCTACAAGTTTCCAGTGCCTGTTAACCCGATGTTACAGCAGGTTGTGGGGGGTTTTGAAAATAAACGGCCACACTCTTCCTCCGACGAGGAGAGTTCTTAG